The Eubalaena glacialis isolate mEubGla1 chromosome 5, mEubGla1.1.hap2.+ XY, whole genome shotgun sequence genomic sequence TGATAAAATTTTTTGGCTTGTAGTATTTTTTTAGGCTAGGTGGAGAAGAAGGATCATCTTCTAGATGAGTACTTGTAGATTATTTATGGTTCTGATACAGAAGTTAACATAATTAAAATTTCAAGACTAACCAAATTAATATCTTCTAAATTCTCTGTCATGATTTTATGACtttgttattttcatattttttaagaaggATAAATTTATAGATGATAAATTTATAGATGACTGTcataaattaacatttatatgctgaatatatttatatatatgatgtaCATTTATTGATATTCTCAAAATGTGTAATTATTGAGATAGAAATgattaaaaagcatttaaattgATTATTGACCAGAGAGGAAAAATTTTTCTTCAGGTCACACATTGTTCTGCATTATAGGTACATACAAAGCATACACATATAAGGATTGTAAAGAGAATACTTTTTTAAGCTGTTGATGATTAGTAGTAAGTACAGCTGACAGTTTATTAGCTGTATATGTAGACTTTTGGGTATTAGATTGTTAAATATataatcttaaaaatttaaaggTCTTTATAGAAATTCACAGATACATTTTTAACTTGCTAAAATTCAATTTTGCAAATTTGAAGTTGTAACGATAAAATCTCAACTTCATGTCACATTAATGCAACAATAGTTGTTATTAGTTCTGACAGTATTTAGAGAAGGAACTGTTTGTGGTAGTTCATGAGTAAAATGAGTATCATCACCAGCATATTAATGCTAAAACTTGatatatactataataaaagTAATACGGTAAGAATTCTATTTAAAAGATACCTGAACTAAGAGTAAACATTTTATTGGACCAAGAAGTcagttttccagaaagaaaatcatatttcattctaacttttaaaaattatttttcctagttGCTATAATGTTCAACTTCCCAGACCCTGCAACAGTAAAGAAAGTGGTTAACTATCTACCTCGTGTTGGTATTGGAACCAGTTTTGGATTGCTTCAAACCAGGTGCTGttttatatgtgaaaaatatggaaaataatctgTATTAATATTTGTTCTAATTTGTTTTGAAATGCATGACCTTCTGTTTTATGCTTCATTGTAAATGATGATTATTAGTGTACTGTTTTGAGTCAACTGAACTTCTGTctgaagaaactagaaaaagaggaacaaatgtaaattaaactaatctgaaaaaataataataaacaaaggcagaacatcaatgaaaaggaaaacaaaaacaataaagaaaaatcaatgcaatgAAAAATTGTTTCTCTGAAAAGATTAATAAGTGTAATAAATATCTATGCCAGACttatgaaaaaaagaagacacaaattgccAATATCAGAATGAAAGAAGGGGTATCACTACAGATcctatagatatttaaaaaaaaataaggaaatattatgaataaatttatGCCACttagacaacttagatgaaatgggcaGATTCCATGAAAGAGACAAACTGTCAAATCTCACTAACGAAAATGGATAACTTTAATAACTCTACAGAGGAAATTGAATTCGTAGCTTAaaatcttctagaagaaaattCCTAGCTCAAATggtttcactggcaaattctatcaaatgtttAATGAAGAAGTAATATAATTTCTGGGAAAACTCTTAcagataatagaaaagaagggTAAGTTTCCCAAGTaattctgtgaggccagcattacctgaATTCCAAATCCACAAAAAGGCATTAccagaaaaggaaactaaagacCATCttgattgaaaaggaagaaataaaactgtctttatcaGTATATATACATGACTTAATTTGAAATTACCAGGGAaactgcaaaatttttaaaaagaaaaaaagctattagaactcataaacaacaaatgtaaaatagataggtagtgggaagcagctgcatagcacagggagatcagctcagtgctttgtgaccacttagaagggtgggataggaagggtgggagggagatgcaagagggagcggatatggggatatatgtatacatatagctgatgcacttagttatacagcagaaactaacacaacattgtaaagcaattatactccaataaagatgttaaatatatacatatataaataaataaataaataggggaaAAAACCGTCATAAAAGAGTTTAGCTATTTCGTTGCATACATAATTTTATTCctgtatactagcaatgaacaattggaaattgGAACTAAAGTACTGCTTGAATagtatcaaaaatttaaataactgtggatatatttgaaaatatattcttaagacttgttcactgaaaactataaacactgtttaggaaaatgaaagaaacctAAAAATGGAAAGTTGTACtataccatgttcatgaactggaagacTCGATATAAGTAAGATGTTAGTTCTCTCCAAACAGATCTATAGGTTCAAAGCAATCCTATCCAAAATCCTAAAAGGCTCTTttgaagaaattgacaagctgattgtaAAATTGAAATGGAAATGCGAATATCTAGAATTGCtaagacaattttgaaaaagaaaaagttggaggacttTATCTGATTTTGACTTAATGTAAAATTACATTAACTAGTGTAGTTTGGTAGTTTTGTAAAATTGACTTATAGAGCAATAGAATATAATTGTGTCCAGAAATAGGCCCATCCATAAATGGTCaatttgattttcaacaaaggtatcAAGATATGTCCATGGGAAAagatagtttcttcaacaaatggtggtcAACAATTGCATATCCATatgccaaaaaaacccccaaaaacaaaaaaaaacccaaaacaaaaaaaccccacctcaTCCTTTATCTCAAAATGTAACATATGAACTCAAAATGTAACATAAATTAACtcagattaactcaaaatgtaataTAACCTAAATGTAAGTGCCAAAGTGAAACTTcctaaagaaaacataggagaaaaatctctgtgaccttgagttaggcaaagatttcttagataagattttttaaagaatcatcaATTGGCctttcaaattaaaaacatttgcttttgAAAGACACTCTTAAGAAAATGAAACGATATGCTCTAGGCTGGGTTAAAATATTAGTTCAAATTATATGTGACAAAGGATTTATATACAGGATATATAAGAAACTCTTACATTTAATTGCAAGACAAGCAATCTGTTTTTAAGAAAATAGGtagaagatttgaacagatacttcagcAAAGAATAGATACAAATAtgaaacacatgaaatgatgccaAACATCAGTAGTAATCAAGGAAATGCCAGTTAAAACCACAGTGTGATCTCAtggcacacctattagaatgacttcTTAAAAACTGATAACAAGGGCTGAGGAGGCGGCGCTGAGCCTAGAAGGAAGAGGCAGCTaccgcggtggcggcggcggcggctcgggCGGCAGCGCATAAAGGGGCCGCCGCCGGGTGATGCGGTGACCCCTGCGGCAGGCTCAGGAGCCGAGTGGGCCACGGCCCCAAGTCCGTCCCGCCGGACCCGCGCTCCGGAACTCCCCATATTCTCCGGCCGACCCGCGATCACCGAGGCGGCCTCGCGCCCCCTCGCCCCTTCCccgtccctcccctgcccctgttCCCGCCCCGGGGGCCGCCTCCACCCGCCTCCCACGATGGCTCTGAAGAGAATCCACAAGGAATTGAACGACCTGGCGCGGGACCCCCCAGCACAGTGTTCAGCAGGTCCCGTTGGAGATGATATGTTCCATTGGCAAGCTACAATAATGGGGCCAAATGACAGTCCCTATCAGGGTGGAGTATTTTTCTTGACAATTCATTTCCCAACAGATTACCCCTTCAAACCACCTAAGGTTGCGTTTACAACAAGAATTTATCATCCAAATATTAACAGTAATGGCAGCATTTGTCTTGATATTCTACGGTCACAGTGGTCTCCAGCACTAACTATTTCAAAAGTACTTTTGTCCATCTGTTCTCTGTTGTGTGATCCCAATCCAGATGATCCTTTAGTGCCTGAGATTGCTCGGATCTACAAAACAGATAGAGAAAAGTACAACAGAATAGCTCGGGAATGGACTCAGAAGTATGCGATGTAATTAAAGAAATTATTGGATAACCTCTACAAATAAAGATAGGGgaactctgaaagagaaagtccttttgatttccatttgactGCTTTCTATGAGCCCACGCCTCATCTTCCCCTGTGCACATGTTTACCTGATACAGCAGTGCTGCGTGTTGTACATACTTGGAACAACAAACTAGAAATACTGTACTTCTGTACCAACATTGCCTCCTAgcagagaagtgtgtgtgtgacaaGCCAGTTCTCCAGGCATAACCTAGGTGTGAGACTAAAAGCTTTCCTTATTGACTTAAATTTGGATAACGGCAGAGTGAGGGGTGGTGGGTATGGTGTGTGCTTGGATGGGGAAGAAAAGCTCCACTGACCTGTAGGAGattgttttttaagtgaaatcCCATTAAACTCAAAACAGTTATGAAAAGCAAGGCGAAGAACATGAAGCTGTTTCTGTATTCATTTTATTCCGAAGGACTTAACGTCTTAGGTGAAAGTTATGACCAATCAGATTAAACTCTACCTACATCCTGTATTTTAAGGTCTAAGTTTAACTGGTCAACATTTAAATGGATTGGAGCTATTAGTAAAGTGTGATGGGCTTTGTTTCCAACTCTTTTACATCTCCCCACCCTTCAACCTTCGTCCTTCAgcccctccttctctcttccaTATTCTTTGGTTTGTATGTGGTTTCTCAGTTAATACATAGCTAAtagctcttatttttcttatgtttttaacTGCTTAGGTCTATCTGGATGTAAGGGTGAAAATTCATTCGATGGAAATACTTGTGTATATTTAAAGACCCAATTGCTCCTCTGGAGCCTGTACGTTCAAGAATGATTAATCTGTGTAATAAACTGATTACTACAGTCATTACATATAATTTTGTGTGAATAGGCTTTCTGATTTTAAGAATTTTGTCTAGCTGAGATTAGTGGTGGATTTTTTCCCACCcctgaaatgttttcatttatactGGTTGCATTTCAAAATCATGAAACAATTCAGTTTACATAGTAAAAAGGATATCTTGAAAGTAATTTTACTGAACAAGATAAACGCATAAGCTTAAAAGAATTTTCATGAAACTTATATGTGCAGTATTCCAGGAACATGACTGTTAAACTAAAtaagaaatttgttttattattgaaacTAAGCTGCATTTCACCGAAACCTTGTGACATTCCTTTGGTACATAGGACATAAAACAAAGGCATTGCTATTTGGTAAGTTAAGCTTCTGTGATTGTGATTGTAAAAACAACATTGACCAAACCTGGGAAACATGAGCACAATCTTGTATTGGAGAGTCTACATAATTACTTTGCACTAACATTGCAGGATGTTCATCCAATTTTAAATTGTACTGTATGTGGCTTTTTGGTCTTCCCTTGATGCTAGTAAAATGTAGTTTGAAACTTGTAAACAGCTGTGTTTGCCAGAAACATCGTTCCTGTGAACTAGGCaagttactttttttccccctacttctCCTAATCTAATTGTAAACCAGGCCAGCCTGAAAGCAATGGCTGATGCTCTCTAGCTGTCAGCTTCTTTCAAATGCATCTTTACACTCTTGCACAAAAATTGAGGAATAAATGTCCACtgcttttggttttaaaaaaaaaaaaaaaaaaaaactgataacaaGAGCTAGTAAGAATGCAGAGTACCTGGAACTTCACATGTTGTTGATGGGAAAGTCAGCAGTTTTGCAGttccatataaaattaaccatacaCTTACCATACATCCCAGTAGTCTCACTCAAAGGCatttaccctagagaaatgaaaatatgtatattcATGTAGTGATCTattcacaaatgtttatagcagctataCTCACCGTCACAAAAAAATGGATATAGCCAACATGGTCCTCAACTAGTAAATGGATGAATTATGGTACATTCAACCATACAACAGGATATActgctcaacaataaaaaggaataagctaCTAAAATACAGAACAAGgcaaatgaatttaaaaagtattatgcTCGATGAAAGAAGGCAACACAAAAGATTACattttgtgtgattccatttatatgaccttttggaaaaaataaaactacttggacagaaatcagatcagtggtttcAAGAGATTGGAGGTGAAGAGGGAGGATTAGTTACAAAGGAGGGTGTGAGGGAACCTTTTGATAACATGGAAATATTTCCTGTCTTGATTGTTGTGGTGTTACACAACTCTCTTTGTTTGGCAAAACTCATTGCATTGTATACCtaaaaaaggatgaattttatgctatgtaaAGAAATCAGTAAACCtgattttcaaaaacagaaaaagataaagaatgtGAAATCAATATACAGTATCAGGAACACTAGAACCATGCTAGTAGGAATGCAAATTCAtatagtcactttggaaaatttgCCAGATTTCTtattaagttaaatatacacttaatTTATGTCCTgtcagttccactcctaggtgtttaccaagagtaatgaaaatatatgtgCACACATTCACTTGTAAGCAAATGTTATTCATGTAGtcccaaactgaaaacatttctagTTCCATCAACTGTAAATGGATCAATACATTGCACTGCATCCatgcaatgaaatactactcagaaataaaaaggaattgagtactgatacatgcaacaacatggatgactctcaGAAACATTGTGCTGAGTAAAAGAAGTTAAGTACCGTGGGCTACGTACATCATAGCCATGGGctatgattctacttacatgaaatgactgaaaaattatgtgaaattatatgattctatttatatgaaattgttgaaaaaacagaagcatatagtgacagaaagcagatcattgGTTGCCAGGAGCCAGACACTGGGACAAAGGAATTAGCTTTTTGGAGTCTTTCTATGATGGTTGGTTACAGAAATAGGTATATTCAAAACTTACTAAACTATACACTTAAGTTTAGTAAATgttattatattaaattttatctcAACAAAGATCATAGAAAAATAGGctctctatatttaaaatatctaagtTACAAAAGTGCTTATTACATACCCATTTTCAAATGTACCATTATTTAACATGTATGATAAAtcagattaaaatttttaatcattttgataAAAATGATTAGACTTTGCTTTATTATGTCatatttgttgtaatttttttctctgttgatgTAAATATCGAATCCATATATTAAGGATTTTGAATACAACATAGTTAATTAAAACTTTTATCTTTAACCTCTGGTAAATCAAAGTTCAAATATTAACTTTGTGTATACATATGGACTTAATAACTAGTATTTATATTGTTCAAAGTAACTTAATAACTACTTGAAAGGAATGTTAAAATGCCAAAAAGCATCTCTCACAGTACAGGGAATTGGGAGAGTGTGGGGTTATACCTCTCTTTCCTATGTGCTGACCAGTTGTCTACGTTTAAATAACACCATCATTAACTGTTTTCTTCTTAGTAGGTGTTAATGCTTCATCAATACAATTTAgttaactaatttaaaaactaGGAAGAGAGTTAACACTGGGATTTTTCTATTGATTGAAATGTATTAGCAGTAGAAACTTAGAGTTTACTTTTAGCATACCTAATTTTGTATTGATGTTGATTAgtgtttatttcaatttttttagttAGTATCTTATTACAAATGCAATTGAGATAGAATCAAAAATAATAGGATATTAGCAGGAGCTGCAGTTATCCTAGGCTGGAGGACTTTCTAAGAGGATGCACTCCCATGCCCCTTGGCAGTAGGACTCAGTTCTGTACCAAGTCTTCCTCTCCATAGGCTGCTTTTGAGTGACTGTATGACTTTCCCCAGAGCAAGTGATTCTAGAGAGAAGGACAGAAGCCCCAATGTCTTCTTAATGACCTAGCCTTGATAGTCACATGCCATCATTTCTGCTACATCTTATTTGTTACAAGTGAGTTATTAAATATAGCCCAGGCTCCATGGCAGGAGAATCAAATTCCATCTcttaaagagaaaatatcaaaaaattcaTGGACATGTAACAGGTTACAACTTTTACGTAAACAGGATACATAGAGAGGCCCTTCTGGTTTATTAgccatagttgctttacaatcccagtaaagcttttgattcgaaaattttataatttcatgaGGAATTTCAGGGTTCAGGAGGAAGCAGCTCAGAATGGCATAGTAGATTTCCTTATCTTAATAAAAAATTCTACTGATtatctctcttttgtttttaaagatttatttatttattggctacgttgggtctttgttgctacgcacgggttttctctagttgtggtgagcagggactactcttgttgtgatgtgcgggcttctcgttatggtggcttctcttcttgcagagcacaggctctaggtgcgtggacttcagtagttgcggcgtgtgggctctagagcgcaggctcagtagctgtggcacacaggcttagttgcgccgcggcatgtgggatcttctcggaccagggcttgaacctgtgtcccctgcattagcaggcggattcttaagcactgagccaccagggaagtccttactgATGATCTCTTTACTTTAAAAAGAGTTTTATGTGTTGTCATACTTAAGAACTCTTTGTAATGTTTTCCCACAGTTAATGAAAGCTGGAAGTCTTAATTTATTAAGTCAGTCAGTTAAATAGATCTTCAGCACTTACAGTGTATCAATCACCCAGTAATGTACAATATAAATATCATCTTGCCCAcaaacatttaaacaaatatgtaaatgaaaggaaaaaccgTGTAAGTGAAGGAAGGATGTTTTGGGTATTTTGATAGTGGTTAGTGGAGTGGAGATGGAGTGCTTTGGATAAGATGGTCAGAAATATCTTCCTATGTGactttatattttgatttgaAGGACTGGAATCAGCTAACCTTTGTAAGAGTGAATAGCATGTGTAAAGGCCCTGAAACttccagtgttttaaggaatgtTGGAAGGCAAGTATCACCGGCACTTAGTGATTTCAGGAAGACAGTGTCAGTTTGGAGGCGGGAACTTATTGTAGAAATCGAAGTAAAATGTAGTATCATTGATGAGagacatctttttttgtttgtttttttttgggagtataattgctttacaatgttgtgttagtttctgctttacaacaaagtgagtcagctatttGTAAACatatgtctcctccctcttgagcctccctcccacccgccctcccatccctcccctctaggtcatcacaggaAGAGAGACATCTTGTTTAGAGACTTTAAGGAGATACAATTTGTGTGACTTGGAGATTAGCTAAATTTGGAGGATGATAAAAAGGGGAGGCATCCAGTGTGTCTCCCCAAGTTTCAGCTTGAACTGCTCAGTAGCACAGACTGCGATGGGGAACGCTGTAGAAGGAGTACCTGTATGCATCTACCCTCCCATACCCCCCATGGTtggggttggggttggggttgggggtggggggcagaagtGAATGAACTGAAAAGGAGAAGGTTAGTTTTAGATCTGTTGAAATTGAAACCCCTGAGAGATGTCTAGACTGAAATGTTGAATAGGAAGTTAGATATAAGAAGGTATGGCTAGAGCGCAAATGAAAAGTGTAGTAATTGGGAGTCATTACCATTTAGATGAAATTTGAAGCCTTGAGAGGAAATGAATTCACCTGGGGAGAGACCTTAGAACaagcaggagaaacgagggctgcattCTGAGGAAATGCAACATTTAAATGTTaagtaaatgaaagagaaaaaaagaacaaaacaaaaacagaagggCCTTGAAAAATGGGAAATCCAGGAAAATGTGATGCCAAAGAATGAGAGTATTTCAAGAAGGTAAGATTTGATGAAAAATCAGTAAGACATAGACTGAAAAAAGGCTATTGCATGTAGCAACAGCAGTTTTTGGCTGCCAGTGGTTGATTGTTGTGAGTTTGTCTCTTCAGTATCAACAAGTTGTAGTTGGCAAGCAGGCCCTTGAATTTTGTTGCAGCCTTTGGGCTATCTCTCTTGGTTCTGGTTTAGGTGTGAGACTTCTGACTTCTCAGTCAATAGGACATGAGTAGGTAGAGATATTTGGGTTAAATCCTGACCTACTACTGATGGCAAATGGCAGGAGAATTAATCCTACTATCACTCTTTTACCTGTAGCTCTTGATCTGGAAAATTCTCTCTGACACTTTATGAGTACTTGACAGTATAAGCATATACACATCAATACCAGTTATAAGCCATAACAACGTACTGAACCAACCCAAAGTTTCTACCTACAATAtcattttagttttctcttcACTAGTTTTGCCCAACCCTATCACTTGattcaggcattttttttttctgtaagggaACACTAATCAAGGAGTTTAACACCTAAATAATCAGAGGTTATAACAGCTACCAGGAGATCATATTATCTTGCAGTTTGAAGCTTGGTGTGAAGTACATGGATGAGGTTAGGATGAGCAGAGGTTAGGCCATAGTGGGTGACTGGAGTGGTAGGAgggcttttttctccttttatttcttgctcCATGGTCTGTGCCAGTTTCTCCCCTACATACCTCCCTGCATTTAGAGTGCCTGGGCTTgggagctccttttttttttgtttccagaCATGCTGCTGCAGCTCTTCAGAGTAGCCCTTGGTGCTTTTGGTAACTTCTGCACTCAGCAACTCCTCCTACAGTGGTACTGAGAAGGACAGTGATTTGGGTTTCTGTATCCAACAGAGCTatataacatatcaaaatttatgggatgcagctaaagtagTATTCAGGGGGaaattttatagctttaaataccTATATCTGAAATACGGAAATGCCTAACATCAGTAACCTAAGCTTCCATCtttagaaactagaaaaagaagaacaagctaAATGGAAAACAAGTAGGAAAAAGTGACTAaagaaaattagagcagaaatcaatgaaaaacagacaaaaacaataaagaagaTCAATTAAGCAAAAGCTGATTCCTTGAAAAGCTCAATAAAATTGACATTCTTTTAACTGCCTAACTATGGACAAAAGAGATGGTATGAATTACCaaagtcagaaatgaaagaagggactGCACTGCTCACGATGTAGAAATTAAAAGGATTAGAAGGAAATATCCTGAACAACTTCAGCCTACAAATTAAGACAATTGAGATGAgatgggtaaattcctagaaagacagaattgtcaaaactgactcaagaagaaattaaaattctgAATAGGCCTATAACAGGTCcattgaattagtaatttaaaaatcttcccacaaagaaaagtcaaagcccagatggctttactggtgaatcttatcaaatagataaattagaaaagatatcAATCTTTCATAAAATCATCtggaagacacaggaagaagaaaCACTTTCTAGCTCAGTCTGTGAGGCCATCTTTACCCTAATACCAATGCTAggcaaagacatcacaagaaaaaacaagCTAACAAGAGAAAACTAGACTAATATCCCTAATGAACATGTATTCAAAAATCCtttacaaaatattatcaaaccaaatccaacaatatacaaAAAGGATTATAAAGTAGCCATGTGGGTTTTATCACAAGAATGCAGATTGGTTTAAatgtgaaaatcaattaatgttatGCATGAAGTTAATAGAAtacaggacaaaaaaaaaaaaacaaacccacatgatcatctcagtagacacagaaaaagcatttgacaaaatgaaACACATTCATGACTAGAAAATCTCAAACAGATAAATAGCAACCATCAAAAACCCACATAGCATACACTGTACTTAATGTTGAAAGACTAAATGCTTTTCCCCTAAGGTCAGGAAGGCTAGAATGtcttccattctcaccacttctatcaatattatattgatatataatgTGTGATAAGCCTGTGTgataagaaaggaagggaagggaaaaatcaaaggcatccagattggaaagggaaATGTCTTTATTCCTAGATGACAAAAGACGTGTACAATTTTTGCAATGAAAAGTGTAAAACATGGCTGTTAGAAATTAAAGACAGACATCAATAAATGGAGACATTCCATATTCATGGATCAGAAGGTTCAATAtgattaagatgtcaattcttcctcaATCTATAAGcttaatacaatccctatcaaaatttagTACACTTTTTGGGAGAAATAGAGAAGCTGAAATACAATGGATCTAGaattgccaaaacaattttgaaaaagaacaacaaaattacAGAACTTACactatctgatttcaaaacttaccataAAACCATAATAATCAAAATGTGTGCTATTTATACAAGGATAGGCACATAAATTAATGAAACTACATTGAGAatacagaaataaacccttgcattTATGGTCAGTTGCTTTTTAAGAAACATGCCTACACAATTCTATGAAGAAAGGGTAATCTTTAAACAAATGGTACTGTAATGACTGGATAGTCACATGCAAGAAAATGAACTTCAACACTTACCACACAATGTTCATAAGAATTAAGGTGGGTCATAGACCTATATTTAAGatctaaaactaaaaaatttcTCAAATAAAATATAGGATAAAAACTTTATCATCTTGCATTAGGCAAAGAGTTCACATGTGACACCCAAAAGCATAattcataaaagacaaaaattgagaAGATggatttaatcaaaatttaaaatgtttgtgctttaaatatatcactaagtatgtgaaaagatgagccacagactgagaaaatatttgcacatcatGTATTTGAtagacttgtatccaaaatgtaTGAAGGCCTTTGACAACTCAATAATAGGACAGAAGCAACCCAATTAAGGTAAAAAAGATCTGAATAGCAATTTCCTCaaagaaagtaaacaaatggctaattaacacatgaaaagatgttcaacaatgtacattaaaattataataagataccattttacactcactagaatggctataataaaaatttCATACAATAGCAAGTATTGGCAGAGATGTGGAAAATTTGGAACATCATACATTGTTTGTTGGAATGTATaatggaagacaatttggcagtttctcaaaaagataaatattaagtCAACAGACAACCtggcaatttcactcctaggcatCTACCCAAAAGAAATGCAACCATATGTTCATCAACGATGTGTACGTGAATGTTCTGAGtagcatttttcataatagctaaaaactggaataatttaaatgtctatcaactggtgAACGGatttaaaaaatgtggtatattctgtattcatacaatggaatactatttacaATCAAAAGAAATGAACTGCTTATACATGCTGCCACATTGATGAACCTCAAAACATTATGGTTAGTAGAAGAAGCCTGATGCAGAAGATTACatgatgtatgattccatttatctgaaatgtTCAGAAACGGCTagttatagagacagaaagcagattgataGTTGCCTAGAGCTGGGCATAGGAATAGGAATTAACTCTAAATAGGCACAAGGGAAGTTTTAGTGTTGATTAAAATGTTCCAAAATACAATGTGGTGATAAGTGCACAACTctagaaatttactttaaaaaatcattgaataGTACACTTACAagggtaaattttgtgttatgtaaat encodes the following:
- the LOC133092335 gene encoding ubiquitin-conjugating enzyme E2 D2 — translated: MALKRIHKELNDLARDPPAQCSAGPVGDDMFHWQATIMGPNDSPYQGGVFFLTIHFPTDYPFKPPKVAFTTRIYHPNINSNGSICLDILRSQWSPALTISKVLLSICSLLCDPNPDDPLVPEIARIYKTDREKYNRIAREWTQKYAM